Proteins co-encoded in one Streptomyces roseochromogenus subsp. oscitans DS 12.976 genomic window:
- a CDS encoding adenylosuccinate synthase — translation MPALVLLGAQWGDEGKGKATDLLGGSVDYVVRYQGGNNAGHTVVVGDQKYALHLLPSGILSPTCVPVIGNGVVVDPSVLLSELSGLNERGVDTSKLLISGNAHIITPYNVTVDKVTERFLGKRKIGTTGRGIGPTYADKINRVGIRVQDLYDESILTQKVEAALDVKNQILSKLYNRRAIGVDQVVEELLGYAAQIEPYVADTVLVLNQALEDDKVVLFEGGQGTLLDIDHGTYPFVTSSNPTAGGACTGAGVGPTKISRVIGILKAYTTRVGAGPFPTELFDADGEALRRIGGERGVTTGRDRRCGWFDAVIARYATRVNGLTDFFLTKLDVLTGWEQIPVCVAYEIDGKRVEELPYSQTDFHHAKPVYENLPGWSEDITKAKSFADLPKNAQNYVKALEEMSGAPISAIGVGPGRDETIEINSFL, via the coding sequence GTGCCCGCACTTGTGCTGCTCGGTGCTCAGTGGGGTGACGAAGGCAAGGGAAAGGCGACCGACCTGCTCGGTGGCTCGGTGGACTATGTAGTGCGATACCAGGGCGGCAACAACGCCGGCCACACGGTCGTCGTCGGCGACCAGAAGTACGCACTCCACCTGCTCCCTTCCGGAATCCTCTCGCCTACTTGTGTTCCGGTCATCGGCAACGGCGTCGTCGTCGACCCGTCGGTCCTGCTCTCCGAGCTGAGCGGTCTGAACGAGCGTGGCGTCGACACGTCCAAGCTCCTGATCAGCGGTAACGCGCACATCATCACGCCGTACAACGTGACCGTCGACAAGGTGACGGAACGCTTCCTCGGGAAGAGGAAGATCGGTACGACCGGGCGCGGTATCGGACCCACCTACGCCGACAAGATCAACCGTGTCGGTATCCGGGTCCAGGACCTCTACGACGAGTCGATCCTGACCCAGAAGGTCGAGGCGGCCCTCGACGTCAAGAACCAGATCCTCAGCAAGCTGTACAACCGGCGCGCGATCGGCGTGGACCAGGTGGTCGAGGAGCTGCTGGGCTATGCCGCGCAGATCGAGCCGTACGTCGCCGACACCGTGCTGGTCCTGAACCAGGCGCTGGAGGACGACAAGGTCGTCCTGTTCGAGGGCGGTCAGGGCACCCTGCTCGACATCGACCACGGCACGTACCCCTTCGTCACCTCCTCGAACCCGACCGCCGGCGGCGCCTGCACCGGCGCCGGTGTGGGCCCGACGAAGATCAGCCGGGTCATCGGCATCCTCAAGGCCTACACGACCCGTGTCGGCGCCGGCCCGTTTCCGACCGAGCTGTTCGACGCGGACGGCGAGGCGCTGCGCCGCATCGGCGGTGAGCGTGGTGTGACCACCGGCCGTGACCGGCGCTGCGGCTGGTTCGACGCGGTGATCGCCCGCTACGCGACCCGCGTCAACGGCCTGACCGACTTCTTCCTCACCAAGCTGGACGTGCTGACCGGCTGGGAGCAGATCCCGGTCTGTGTGGCGTACGAGATCGACGGCAAGCGCGTCGAGGAACTGCCGTACTCCCAGACCGACTTCCACCACGCGAAGCCGGTCTACGAGAACCTGCCCGGCTGGTCCGAGGACATCACCAAGGCGAAGTCCTTCGCCGACCTGCCGAAGAACGCCCAGAACTACGTCAAGGCGCTGGAGGAGATGTCCGGCGCCCCGATCTCCGCGATCGGCGTGGGCCCGGGCCGGGACGAGACGATCGAGATCAACTCGTTCCTGTAG